A genomic region of Cannabis sativa cultivar Pink pepper isolate KNU-18-1 chromosome 1, ASM2916894v1, whole genome shotgun sequence contains the following coding sequences:
- the LOC115704968 gene encoding uncharacterized protein LOC115704968 — MNWQLLLPEYPTEQPEWVLEDIKLMFYKCVRWQFEETMDPISCPYHYFCDSTYPGNYSPVVDILLLIFTTFSYFATLFIMVMDITGKGQTSITMLKRFFLPSGPISLPLILLALANGHRINTLFPLSLVGPAILQLVHISALSFESGTGKDIKYVFFEASTISGILHASLYLDSVVLPYYTGFDALNMSTFSGECPSCVCRNESLIVGGKIVSYRGWSLTTFLVVGALCLRIIFRVCGETKGNILLVRTFLEGLAWILIAVDCIYLTINSPPERVILKASLFGGIFLLICLHGLKKVCSHIKRLV, encoded by the coding sequence ATGAATTGGCAACTACTCCTACCAGAATACCCAACTGAGCAACCAGAATGGGTCCTGGAAGATATCAAGTTAATGTTCTACAAATGTGTCAGATGGCAATTTGAAGAAACAATGGATCCAATCAGCTGCCCATATCACTACTTCTGTGATAGTACCTATCCTGGTAACTATTCACCTGTTGTGGATATTCTACTTCTTATATTCACTACTTTTTCATACTTTGCAACTCTTTTCATCATGGTAATGGACATAACAGGAAAAGGCCAAACTAGTATTACAATGTTAAAGAGATTTTTTTTACCTTCTGGGCCAATTTCACTCCCACTAATCCTGTTGGCCTTAGCCAATGGACACCGAATCAACACTTTGTTTCCTCTGTCCTTAGTTGGCCCTGCAATTCTCCAACTGGTTCATATCTCTGCTCTCAGTTTCGAGAGCGGAACTGGTAAAGACATAAAGTATGTTTTCTTTGAGGCATCAACAATTTCAGGCATTTTACATGCAAGTTTGTACCTGGACTCTGTTGTTTTACCATACTATACAGGTTTTGATGCCTTAAACATGTCGACATTTTCAGGTGAGTGTCCATCTTGTGTGTGCCGAAATGAGAGTTTGATTGTGGGTGGAAAGATAGTGTCTTACAGGGGTTGGTCACTGACCACATTTTTGGTTGTGGGTGCTTTGTGTTTGAGAATAATTTTCAGAGTGTGTGGGGAAACAAAAGGAAATATCTTATTAGTTAGAACCTTCTTGGAGGGTTTAGCTTGGATCCTCATAGCTGTAGATTGTATATATCTAACCATAAATTCTCCACCAGAGAGAGTAATTTTGAAAGCTTCTCTATTTGGGGGCATCTTTCTCTTGATTTGCCTTCATGGCCTCAAGAAGGTATGCTCTCATATCAAACGACTTGTTTAA